One part of the Mariniflexile litorale genome encodes these proteins:
- the ltrA gene encoding group II intron reverse transcriptase/maturase, producing MIEQVLSATNLYKATRQVERNKGANGVDGMKTTALSAYILENRSLILSTIRTNSYVPNSILGVTIPKGPGKTRLLGIPTVVDRWLQQAVSQQLMVHFEYDFEPVSYGFRPQKNIQKAVLQAQGYINDGYQDIVDIDLQGFFDEVDHCILLQLIYRKVKCPTTLRLIRKWLRAPILIDGTLKKRRKGIPQGSPISPLLSNIMLDVLDKEMKSMGLRYVRYADDFSVYAKSKSEAKTIGNKLFIFLRDRLKLPINKAKSGIRRPVNFELLGHGFVPVYKKGIKGQYALVVTKKGWAKFKRNLKSITKKTKPMSLFERLDRLNQVCRGWMNNYRLTNIYAKVKKLDEWLRNRLRYCIWHDWKKLERKRKNLIRLGIEIGQAYAWSRTRMGGWAVAQSPILKTTITVSRLKRKGYKPLLDYINNTQTSIW from the coding sequence ATGATTGAACAGGTATTATCAGCAACAAACCTTTATAAAGCAACACGCCAAGTGGAGCGCAATAAAGGAGCGAACGGCGTAGATGGTATGAAAACAACGGCACTTTCGGCATACATATTGGAAAACCGTTCGCTTATATTATCTACAATTCGCACAAATAGCTATGTGCCAAATTCAATTTTAGGAGTAACCATTCCAAAAGGACCGGGTAAAACCCGATTATTAGGAATACCAACAGTAGTAGATAGGTGGCTACAACAGGCGGTAAGTCAACAATTAATGGTTCATTTTGAATATGATTTTGAACCTGTTAGTTATGGATTTCGCCCACAAAAGAACATCCAAAAAGCAGTATTACAAGCACAAGGCTACATCAATGATGGTTACCAAGATATTGTAGATATTGATTTACAAGGGTTCTTTGATGAAGTAGACCACTGTATCTTACTTCAACTTATTTACCGCAAAGTAAAATGTCCAACCACCTTGCGATTAATCCGAAAATGGTTAAGAGCGCCCATCTTAATAGATGGAACACTCAAAAAGCGCAGAAAAGGGATCCCTCAAGGTAGTCCCATTAGTCCCTTATTATCTAACATTATGTTAGATGTTTTGGACAAAGAAATGAAAAGCATGGGCTTGCGCTATGTTCGCTACGCAGACGACTTTAGTGTTTACGCAAAAAGTAAAAGCGAGGCAAAAACTATAGGAAATAAACTGTTTATCTTTTTAAGAGATAGACTTAAACTACCTATAAATAAAGCCAAAAGCGGCATTCGCAGACCTGTAAACTTTGAGTTACTTGGGCATGGATTTGTACCCGTTTATAAAAAGGGTATAAAAGGACAATATGCACTAGTGGTAACCAAGAAAGGTTGGGCAAAGTTTAAACGTAACTTGAAAAGTATCACCAAGAAAACCAAACCCATGTCGTTATTCGAACGTCTGGATCGGCTTAATCAAGTCTGTCGAGGCTGGATGAATAATTACCGCTTAACTAACATCTATGCAAAAGTTAAAAAGCTAGATGAATGGTTAAGAAATCGGTTACGCTATTGTATTTGGCACGATTGGAAAAAGCTAGAGAGGAAACGTAAAAATCTCATTCGATTAGGTATAGAAATCGGACAAGCCTATGCTTGGAGTCGCACCAGAATGGGAGGTTGGGCAGTCGCTCAAAGTCCTATTTTAAAGACGACTATTACAGTTTCTAGGCTTAAACGAAAAGGGTATAAACCTTTGTTAGATTACATTAATAATACGCAAACTTCAATTTGGTGA
- a CDS encoding group II intron maturase-specific domain-containing protein: MILPVYKKGIKGQYALVVTKKGWAKFKRNLKSITKKTKPMSLFERLDRLNQVCRGWMNNYRLTNIYAKVKKLDEWLRNRLRYCIWHDWKKLERKRKNLIRLGIEIGQAYAWSRTRMGGWAVAQSPILKTTITVSRLKRKGYKPLLDYINNTQTSIW; this comes from the coding sequence ATGATTTTACCCGTTTATAAAAAGGGTATAAAAGGACAATATGCACTAGTGGTAACCAAGAAAGGTTGGGCAAAGTTTAAACGTAACTTGAAAAGTATCACCAAGAAAACCAAACCCATGTCGTTATTCGAACGTCTGGATCGGCTTAATCAAGTCTGTCGAGGCTGGATGAATAATTACCGCTTAACTAACATCTATGCAAAAGTTAAAAAGCTAGATGAATGGTTAAGAAATCGGTTACGCTATTGTATTTGGCACGATTGGAAAAAGCTAGAGAGGAAACGTAAAAATCTCATTCGATTAGGTATAGAAATCGGACAAGCCTATGCTTGGAGTCGCACCAGAATGGGAGGTTGGGCAGTCGCTCAAAGTCCTATTTTAAAGACGACTATTACAGTTTCTAGGCTTAAACGAAAAGGGTATAAACCTTTGTTAGATTACATTAATAATACGCAAACTTCAATTTGGTGA
- a CDS encoding reverse transcriptase domain-containing protein has protein sequence MIEQVLSATNLYKATRQVERNKGANGVDGMKTTALSAYILENRSLILSTIRTNSYVPNSILGVTIPKGPGKTRLLGIPTVVDRWLQQAVSQQLMVHFEYDFEPVSYGFRPQKNIQKAVLQAQGYINDGYQDIVDIDLQGFFDEVDHCILLQLIYRKVKCPTTLRLIRKWLRAPILIDGTLKKRRKGIPQGSPISPLLSNIMLDVLDKEMKSMGLRYVRYADDFSVYAKSKSEAKTIGNKLFIFLRDRLKLPINKAKSGIRRPVNFELLGHDFTRL, from the coding sequence ATGATTGAACAGGTATTATCAGCAACAAACCTTTATAAAGCAACACGCCAAGTGGAGCGCAATAAAGGAGCGAACGGCGTAGATGGTATGAAAACAACGGCACTTTCGGCATACATATTGGAAAACCGTTCGCTTATATTATCTACAATTCGCACAAATAGCTATGTGCCAAATTCAATTTTAGGAGTAACCATTCCAAAAGGACCGGGTAAAACCCGATTATTAGGAATACCAACAGTAGTAGATAGGTGGCTACAACAGGCGGTAAGTCAACAATTAATGGTTCATTTTGAATATGATTTTGAACCTGTTAGTTATGGATTTCGCCCACAAAAGAACATCCAAAAAGCAGTATTACAAGCACAAGGCTACATCAATGATGGTTACCAAGATATTGTAGATATTGATTTACAAGGGTTCTTTGATGAAGTAGACCACTGTATCTTACTTCAACTTATTTACCGCAAAGTAAAATGTCCAACCACCTTGCGATTAATCCGAAAATGGTTAAGAGCGCCCATCTTAATAGATGGAACACTCAAAAAGCGCAGAAAAGGGATCCCTCAAGGTAGTCCCATTAGTCCCTTATTATCTAACATTATGTTAGATGTTTTGGACAAAGAAATGAAAAGCATGGGCTTGCGCTATGTTCGCTACGCAGACGACTTTAGTGTTTACGCAAAAAGTAAAAGCGAGGCAAAAACTATAGGAAATAAACTGTTTATCTTTTTAAGAGATAGACTTAAACTACCTATAAATAAAGCCAAAAGCGGCATTCGCAGACCTGTAAACTTTGAGTTACTTGGGCATGATTTTACCCGTTTATAA
- a CDS encoding transglutaminase domain-containing protein: MNKHQSYILIFLLFIGFISKAQSEFNEIDKRVADIGFFPKDKLAEKITSELNTDLEKVRALFVWITDNITYDFELYESEKLKEEFYISEVNVINKTLERKKAICSGYSLLFKKLCDDLDIECEVVSGYSKQWLDSFVSKNVSDHAWNAVKIDNKWFLIDNTWASKNENNVERDDFWFMTNPEFFVYSHYPENEKWTLLENGLTKEQFDQLPTITDRSFFEDGIKILVPTTKVIDVEKSRIIRVELETNNTERWISLRGYPWETYASKNNLEFPSDEEYAKLTSEERNKYNQVIPSVEIIKTEIVDNRIMIEARLTSENIKEFEIVVEGNNIATIKVNLK, encoded by the coding sequence TTGAACAAACATCAATCTTACATATTAATCTTTCTGCTTTTCATTGGATTTATTTCCAAAGCGCAATCTGAATTTAATGAAATCGATAAACGTGTAGCTGACATTGGGTTCTTTCCAAAAGACAAACTTGCCGAAAAAATCACGTCGGAATTAAATACTGATTTAGAAAAAGTTCGTGCATTATTTGTATGGATTACTGACAATATCACTTATGACTTTGAATTATACGAAAGCGAGAAATTAAAAGAGGAATTTTATATTTCGGAGGTTAACGTAATAAATAAAACTTTAGAACGTAAAAAGGCAATTTGTAGTGGCTATTCTCTTTTATTCAAAAAACTTTGTGACGACCTCGATATTGAATGCGAAGTCGTTAGTGGATATTCAAAACAATGGCTTGATAGTTTTGTTTCTAAAAACGTTTCTGACCACGCGTGGAACGCAGTAAAAATCGATAATAAATGGTTTTTAATAGATAATACTTGGGCAAGTAAAAACGAAAATAACGTGGAAAGGGATGACTTTTGGTTTATGACAAATCCAGAATTCTTTGTCTATTCTCATTATCCTGAAAACGAAAAATGGACTCTACTTGAAAACGGACTGACTAAAGAACAATTTGACCAATTACCAACAATTACTGACCGAAGTTTTTTCGAAGACGGAATTAAAATTTTGGTTCCAACGACAAAAGTAATTGATGTTGAGAAAAGCCGAATTATTAGAGTTGAATTAGAGACAAATAATACTGAACGTTGGATTTCTTTACGCGGATATCCCTGGGAAACTTACGCTTCGAAAAACAACTTAGAATTTCCAAGCGATGAGGAATATGCAAAACTAACTTCTGAGGAAAGGAATAAATACAATCAAGTTATTCCGAGCGTAGAAATAATTAAAACTGAAATAGTTGATAATAGAATTATGATAGAAGCTCGTTTGACTTCTGAAAACATAAAAGAATTTGAAATAGTGGTGGAAGGAAATAATATCGCAACCATTAAAGTAAATCTGAAATAA
- the ltrA gene encoding group II intron reverse transcriptase/maturase: protein MIEQVLSATNLYKATRQVERNKGANGVDGMKTTALSAYILENRSLILSTIRTNSYVPNSILGVTIPKGPGKTRLLGIPTVVDRWLQQAVSQQLMVHFEYDFEPVSYGFRPQKNIQKAVLQAQGYINDGYQDIVDIDLQGFFDEVDHCILLQLIYRKVKCPTTLRLIRKWLRAPILIDGTLKKRRKGIPQGSPISPLLSNIMLDVLDKEMKSMGLRYVRYADDFSVYAKSKSEAKTIGNKLFIFLRDRLKLPINKAKSGIRRPVNFELLGHGFVPVYKKGIKGQYALVVTKKGWAKFKRNLKSITKKTKPMSLFERLDRLNQVCRGWMNNYRLTNIYAKVKKLDEWLRNRLRYCIWTIGKS from the coding sequence ATGATTGAACAGGTATTATCAGCAACAAACCTTTATAAAGCAACACGCCAAGTGGAGCGCAATAAAGGAGCGAACGGCGTAGATGGTATGAAAACAACGGCACTTTCGGCATACATATTGGAAAACCGTTCGCTTATATTATCTACAATTCGCACAAATAGCTATGTGCCAAATTCAATTTTAGGAGTAACCATTCCAAAAGGACCGGGTAAAACCCGATTATTAGGAATACCAACAGTAGTAGATAGGTGGCTACAACAGGCGGTAAGTCAACAATTAATGGTTCATTTTGAATATGATTTTGAACCTGTTAGTTATGGATTTCGCCCACAAAAGAACATCCAAAAAGCAGTATTACAAGCACAAGGCTACATCAATGATGGTTACCAAGATATTGTAGATATTGATTTACAAGGGTTCTTTGATGAAGTAGACCACTGTATCTTACTTCAACTTATTTACCGCAAAGTAAAATGTCCAACCACCTTGCGATTAATCCGAAAATGGTTAAGAGCGCCCATCTTAATAGATGGAACACTCAAAAAGCGCAGAAAAGGGATCCCTCAAGGTAGTCCCATTAGTCCCTTATTATCTAACATTATGTTAGATGTTTTGGACAAAGAAATGAAAAGCATGGGCTTGCGCTATGTTCGCTACGCAGACGACTTTAGTGTTTACGCAAAAAGTAAAAGCGAGGCAAAAACTATAGGAAATAAACTGTTTATCTTTTTAAGAGATAGACTTAAACTACCTATAAATAAAGCCAAAAGCGGCATTCGCAGACCTGTAAACTTTGAGTTACTTGGGCATGGATTTGTACCCGTTTATAAAAAGGGTATAAAAGGACAATATGCACTAGTGGTAACCAAGAAAGGTTGGGCAAAGTTTAAACGTAACTTGAAAAGTATCACCAAGAAAACCAAACCCATGTCGTTATTCGAACGTCTGGATCGGCTTAATCAAGTCTGTCGAGGCTGGATGAATAATTACCGCTTAACTAACATCTATGCAAAAGTTAAAAAGCTAGATGAATGGTTAAGAAATCGGTTACGCTATTGTATTTGGACGATTGGAAAAAGCTAG